The genome window TATTGAGCGTGACGTTGTAATGATCACTTCGCAAAACCACGGTTTTGCGGTAGATGAAAGCAACTTACCGAGTAACTTAACTGCCACACATAAATCATTATTTGATGGTTCATTGCAAGGTATTCATCGTACTGATAAGCCTGCTTTTAGCTTTCAGGGTCATCCTGAAGCAAGCCCCGGCCCACACGATGCCGCACCTTTGTTTAATCACTTCATTGATTTGATTAACACCAAGAAAAATAATGCTAGCAAAGCCCAATAGACTGATTAACTAGAGTAAATAAAATGCCAAAACGTACTGACATAAAAAGTATTCTGATATTAGGTGCAGGTCCAATAGTAATTGGTCAAGCCTGTGAATTTGACTATTCAGGTGCACAAGCCTGTAAAGCTTTACGCGAAGAAGGTTACCGAGTAATACTAGTTAACTCGAACCCTGCAACCATCATGACCGATCCTGAAATGGCCGATGCAACTTACATCGAACCAATTCACTGGGAAGTTGTGCGTAACATTATTGAAAAAGAACGCCCTGATGCCGTGTTACCTACTATGGGTGGCCAAACTGCTCTTAACTGTGCTTTAGAGCTTGAAGCGAAAGGTGTACTTGCTGAGTTTAACGTTGAAATGATCGGTGCAACTGCTGATGCAATCGATAAAGCAGAAGATCGAAGCCGTTTTGACGTTGCGATGAAAAAAATCGGTTTAGATACACCACGTGCGAAAATAGTACATACCATGGACGAAGCAATCGCAGCTTCCGAATTCTTAGGTTTCCCATGTATCATTCGCCCATCATTTACTATGGGCGGAACTGGTGGTGGTATCGCATATAACCGTGAAGAGTTTGAAACTATTTGTACTCGTGGTTTAGATTTATCACCAACTTCAGAGTTATTGATTGATGAATCATTAATTGGTTGGAAAGAATATGAAATGGAAGTGGTTCGCGACAAAAATGATAACTGTATCATTATTTGTTCGATTGAAAACTTCGACCCTATGGGGATCCATACTGGTGACTCAATTACTGTAGCACCGGCACAAACCCTTACCGATAAAGAATACCAAATCATGCGTAACGCCTCAGTTGCAGTATTACGTGAAATTGGTGTTGAAACAGGTGGTTCAAACGTACAGTTTGGTATTTGTCCTGATACTGGCCGTATGGTTATCATCGAGATGAACCCGCGTGTATCTCGCTCATCGGCATTAGCGTCAAAAGCAACTGGTTTCCCTATTGCGAAAATTGCAGCTAAATTAGCCGTAGGTTACACGCTTGATGAATTAAGCAACGATATTACTGGCGGTGCAACTCCAGCATCGTTCGAGCCGACAATCGATTACGTAGTAACGAAAATTCCTCGTTTTAACTTCGAAAAATTTGCTGGCGCAGAAGATAGACTTACTACGCAAATGAAATCTGTTGGTGAAGTTATGGCAATTGGCCGTAACCAACAAGAATCAATGCAAAAAGCATTACGTGGTTTAGAAGTTGGCGTTAACGGCTTCGATCCTATTGTTGATGTGACTAAGCCTGGTGCTAAAACTAAAATCATGCATGAATTGCAAGAAGCTGGTGCAGACCGTATCTGGTATGTTGCCGATGCATTTCGTTTAGGTTTAACCTTAGAAGACGTATTCCGTACGACTAAAATTGACCGTTGGTTCTTAGTACAAATTGAAGACATTATTAAAGAAGAGCAAAACATTGCTGCTGGCGGTATGTCTAGTTTAACAACTGACTATTTGCGTAAGCTGAAGCGTAAAGGTTTTTCTGATAGCCGCTTAGCTGATGTTATTGGTGTTGCTGAATCTGAAATCCGCAAAAAACGCCATAATGCTGAAATTTTCCCTGTATACAAACGTGTTGATACCTGTGCCGCAGAGTTTAGTTCTGACACCGCTTATATGTACTCAACGTATGATGAAGAGTGTGAAGCTAACCCTACTGATAACGACAAGATCATGATCCTTGGCGGTGGCCCTAACCGAATTGGTCAAGGTATTGAATTTGATTACTGTTGTGTACACGCAGCTTTAGCATTACGTGAAGATGGCTTTGAAACAATCATGGTTAACTGTAACCCTGAAACTGTTTCTACCGATTACGACACATCAGACCGATTATATTTTGAATCAGTAACATTTGAAGACGTACTAGAAATCGTACGTGTTGAAAAGCCAAAAGGCGTTATCGTGCAATACGGTGGTCAAACACCACTTAAATTAGCACGTGCATTAGAAGCTGCTGGCGTACCAATTATTGGTACTTCGCCAGATGCCATCGACAGAGCTGAAGATAGAGAACGTTTTCAACAAGCGGTTGACCGTTTAGGTTTATTACAACCTGAAAACGCTACCGTGACTTCACTTGATGAAGCCATGGCAAAAGCTGAAACTATTGGTTTCCCATTAGTTGTACGTCCATCTTATGTATTAGGTGGTCGCGCAATGGAAATCGTTTATGACCTAGACGATTTACGTCGTTATATGACTGAAGCGGTAAGTGTATCTAACGATTCACCGGTACTACTTGATCACTTCTTAGATGATGCTATTGAAGTTGATATCGACGTTATATGTGACGGCACTGATGTAGTTATTGGCGGTATTATGCAACATATCGAACAAGCTGGCGTTCACTCTGGTGACTCTGCATGTTCATTACCTGCGTACAGCTTAAGCCAAGAAATTCAAGATGTTATGCGTAAGCAAGTTACAGCATTAGCCTTTGAATTAGGCGTAAATGGTTTAATGAATACGCAAATGGCCGTTAAAGACAATGAAGTTTACTTGATTGAAGTTAACCCGCGTGCTGCTCGAACTGTACCGTTTGTATCTAAAGCAACAAGTGTTCCTTTAGCGAAAGTGGCAGCGCGAGTAATGGCTGGTACGTCATTAAAAGAGCAGGGCATTACCACTGAAGTTATTCCTGAGTACTTCTCAGTTAAAGAAGTTGTAATTCCATTTAACAAGTTCCACGGAAGTGATCCTCTAGTTGGCCCTGAAATGCGTTCAACCGGTGAAGTGATGGGCACAGGTGATACGTTTGAAGAAGCGTATGCTAAAGCTAACTTAGGCGCAGGTGTTACCTTACCTAAAACAGGCCGTGCATTAATATCAGTTCGTAATAGTGATAAAGAACGTGTTGTCGATTTAGCTCGTCAATTGGTTGAGTTAGGCTTTAGCTTAGATGCAACGCATGGTACTGCCGTTATTTTAGGCGAAGCAGATATTCCGGTTCGTTTAGTGAATAAGGTTCATGAAGGTCGTCCACACATTGTCGATAGAATTAAAAACAGTGAGTACAGTTATATTATTAACACCACTGAAGGTCGTAAAGCGATTGAAGATTCTAAACAAATACGTGGCGCTGCGTTACGTTATAAAGCAACTTATACGACAACGTTAAATGCTGGGTTTGCTGTTTGTATGGCACATTCTGCAGATGACAGAAATAAAGTTAACTCTATTCAAGAATTACACGAAAGGTGTCAATAATGGCTACGTACCCTATGACAGTTCAAGGTGCTGACGCCCTTAGAGAAGAACTGGTTTATTTAAAACAAACAAAACGCCCTGAAATTGTTGCATCAATTGCTGAAGCACGTGAACACGGTGATTTAAAAGAAAATGCTGAGTATCATGCTGCTCGTGAAGAGCAAGGTTTTTGTGAAGGTCGCATTCAAGATATTGAAGGCAAACTGGGTAACGCGCAAATTATTGACGTAACTAAAATACCAAACACGCACAAAGTGATTTTCGGTGTTACTGTTACCTTACTTAATATCGAAACGGATGCTGAAGTAACTTACCAAATAGTTGGTGATGATGAAGCCGATATTAAGAACAACCGCATTAGTGTTAATTCACCAATTGCGCGCGCTCTTATCGGTAAAGTAGTTGATTCAGAAGTTGAAGTGAAAACGCCTGGTGGCGTTGTTGAATACGAAATTATCTCGGTTGAGCATAAATAAAGTTTCATTCGCTACATACTCTTAAAATTTGAACGCCCGTTAATGAAAGTTAACGGGCGTTTTTTTGTTCATAACAATCTTGCCTTAAACTACTTTGCCTACTTTCAAGTTAATACTAGTCACATTTTGCTACGATCTAGTTACATCTTGTTTTCAATTTAACCTGCTGAATAATATGTATATTTTATAAAAATGAAAAGAAATTGAAAGATAAATGAGCCCGAAATGAAGGGCCTTTTATTGTTTACGAGCCAAATTGTCTTTACTAATGGATGCAAGGCCAAAGTCATGTACTAACTATTAAAACTTTAAAAGTGCATGGCGTTGGATTTGTTTACCATTAATTGAAAACAAGAGGCAGAAATGATTTTTAAATCATCAACCGTTGCTTTAATAGTTTCATCTGTATTGGCATTTTCCGCCAATGCCAGTGATGCAGAAATAGCAGGCCAGCAACCTAGTGTTGGCAACACAGCTCAGGGTGAGGAAAACATAACATCCGATGTTAAGTCGGCATATGTTAAGAAAAATGAAGAAATGGGCGTGTATTTAATTCGCTTATCCGAAAAGAGTGCAATGGATGCAAGTTACTCTTATTTAGGTGATGACCGTAGCTCGATAGTTGCAAAAGTAGAACAACAACAAGATGCAATAATCAAAACTATACGGAGCTTGGACAACTCCGCGGTATTAACACGAAAAGCTCGTTTAACAGAGAATGTACTTTATGTACAAATGAACCATAGTGTAGCTCAACAGTTAACCGACCATTTTGATGTTGTTGCTGTTGAACTGCTTAGTGAAGAACCTAACTATAGTAGTGACGATGAGTTTAAACGTTTTCCATTTTTAAATGTGAAAGATGTCGGTGACAGCATCACTGTCGCTATTGTCGGTAATGGCATTGATTATACCCACAAATCACTCGGTGGTCATGGTAATTATGACATGGCCTGGGCAAATAGAAGTAATGCTTGGGATGGTTTTCCAACCGACACTGTTATTGGTGGTTTAGATTTCTCTGCAGGCGGTGAAGGTTATCATTTCATTGATTACAATCCCATCGAAGATGCTGAAGATGAAAATGTTAAATCTGGTGCCATCCCATCAGGAACTGCCGTTGCTGCACAAATTCTAGCACAAGCCCCTGATGCAAAAATTTTATCGTATAAAACCTGGGATTGGAGTAGTGCTTATTTTTTCCCTGTTTTAGATGTAATCATTGATCCTAACCAAGATGGTGATATTAGCGACCGTCCTGAGGTAATTGTACTCAATGCTTATGGCAATGGCGCATTTTACGTTGAAGATGATACCAATGGCTCATCACCTACTCGTGAAATAAACCTGGTTCGTCGTTTAAGTGCATCTGGCGCGTTAGTGGTGGTTGGTGCTGGTCAAACATACTTTAATTCTTACTTTAACTTAGCCTGGCGTGGTGCAGTACCAGAAGCATTAACCGTTGGCTCAGTGAATATTAATGAAGACTCAATTGTCCTGTCAGAGTTTACTCCTGCGGGTCCAACCCGTGGTACCCATCAGTTAAAACCCGAAGTTGTCGCTCCTGCAGAAAATGTTACCGCGCCTCTTGCTGGAAGTAGCGACGCAACAGC of Thalassotalea fonticola contains these proteins:
- the carB gene encoding carbamoyl-phosphate synthase large subunit; this translates as MPKRTDIKSILILGAGPIVIGQACEFDYSGAQACKALREEGYRVILVNSNPATIMTDPEMADATYIEPIHWEVVRNIIEKERPDAVLPTMGGQTALNCALELEAKGVLAEFNVEMIGATADAIDKAEDRSRFDVAMKKIGLDTPRAKIVHTMDEAIAASEFLGFPCIIRPSFTMGGTGGGIAYNREEFETICTRGLDLSPTSELLIDESLIGWKEYEMEVVRDKNDNCIIICSIENFDPMGIHTGDSITVAPAQTLTDKEYQIMRNASVAVLREIGVETGGSNVQFGICPDTGRMVIIEMNPRVSRSSALASKATGFPIAKIAAKLAVGYTLDELSNDITGGATPASFEPTIDYVVTKIPRFNFEKFAGAEDRLTTQMKSVGEVMAIGRNQQESMQKALRGLEVGVNGFDPIVDVTKPGAKTKIMHELQEAGADRIWYVADAFRLGLTLEDVFRTTKIDRWFLVQIEDIIKEEQNIAAGGMSSLTTDYLRKLKRKGFSDSRLADVIGVAESEIRKKRHNAEIFPVYKRVDTCAAEFSSDTAYMYSTYDEECEANPTDNDKIMILGGGPNRIGQGIEFDYCCVHAALALREDGFETIMVNCNPETVSTDYDTSDRLYFESVTFEDVLEIVRVEKPKGVIVQYGGQTPLKLARALEAAGVPIIGTSPDAIDRAEDRERFQQAVDRLGLLQPENATVTSLDEAMAKAETIGFPLVVRPSYVLGGRAMEIVYDLDDLRRYMTEAVSVSNDSPVLLDHFLDDAIEVDIDVICDGTDVVIGGIMQHIEQAGVHSGDSACSLPAYSLSQEIQDVMRKQVTALAFELGVNGLMNTQMAVKDNEVYLIEVNPRAARTVPFVSKATSVPLAKVAARVMAGTSLKEQGITTEVIPEYFSVKEVVIPFNKFHGSDPLVGPEMRSTGEVMGTGDTFEEAYAKANLGAGVTLPKTGRALISVRNSDKERVVDLARQLVELGFSLDATHGTAVILGEADIPVRLVNKVHEGRPHIVDRIKNSEYSYIINTTEGRKAIEDSKQIRGAALRYKATYTTTLNAGFAVCMAHSADDRNKVNSIQELHERCQ
- the greA gene encoding transcription elongation factor GreA — protein: MATYPMTVQGADALREELVYLKQTKRPEIVASIAEAREHGDLKENAEYHAAREEQGFCEGRIQDIEGKLGNAQIIDVTKIPNTHKVIFGVTVTLLNIETDAEVTYQIVGDDEADIKNNRISVNSPIARALIGKVVDSEVEVKTPGGVVEYEIISVEHK